A region from the Campylobacter blaseri genome encodes:
- a CDS encoding response regulator transcription factor — protein sequence MSENKKAQILILEDEEDLLELIEYNLQKANFETIGFLNHKYVESFLQEEGGDLMIVDRNLPNCEGSEFVVSLRKKGYEIPVIFLTAKDKDKDIEEGFLRGGDDYMTKPFNMNELILRIKAILTRTSPSVSEILKYKDLTLDLTKRKLFIDKDEVVLTKLEFDLLKTLIQNKNIVLKREYLLENVWEEDEILQDKTVNVAINRLTKKIDPNKTKNYIKSIWGVGYILC from the coding sequence TGAGCGAAAATAAAAAAGCACAAATTTTAATACTTGAAGACGAAGAGGATTTGCTAGAGCTTATAGAGTATAATTTGCAAAAGGCAAATTTTGAAACTATTGGTTTTTTAAATCATAAATATGTTGAATCTTTTTTGCAAGAAGAAGGTGGGGATTTAATGATAGTAGATAGAAATTTGCCAAATTGTGAAGGTAGTGAATTTGTTGTTAGTTTGAGAAAAAAAGGTTATGAAATTCCTGTCATTTTTTTAACTGCAAAAGATAAAGATAAAGATATTGAAGAGGGTTTTTTGCGTGGTGGGGATGATTATATGACAAAACCTTTTAATATGAATGAGTTAATTTTAAGAATAAAAGCCATTTTAACACGCACAAGTCCATCTGTCAGTGAAATTTTAAAATATAAAGATTTAACACTTGATTTAACAAAAAGAAAGCTTTTTATCGACAAAGATGAAGTGGTTTTAACTAAACTTGAATTTGATCTTTTAAAAACACTCATACAAAATAAAAATATAGTTTTAAAGCGTGAATATCTTCTTGAAAATGTTTGGGAAGAGGATGAAATACTACAAGATAAAACAGTAAATGTAGCTATAAATAGACTTACTAAAAAAATAGATCCAAATAAAACAAAAAATTATATAAAATCCATTTGGGGCGTTGGTTATATACTATGCTAA